In Crassostrea angulata isolate pt1a10 chromosome 4, ASM2561291v2, whole genome shotgun sequence, one genomic interval encodes:
- the LOC128181421 gene encoding golgin subfamily A member 7-like — translation MAVHQQGQKMDDMTRILPSNCSKVFIQRDFSDGTAVKFQTKFPAELDGKIETKIFESTINTLNTMFCEAESLNSRNYCESCFACLTAYLSYLCFDTHYEKILKKIGKYVAEQNQTVYVPRGLMLVDPVERGLRTLEICILNESNGR, via the exons ATGGCTGTACATCAACAG GGTCAAAAAATGGATGACATGACAAGAATCCTCCCATCTAACTGTTCTAAGGTTTTCATACAAAGAGATTTCTCAGATGGAACTGCAGTGAAGTTTCAGACAAAATTTCCGGCAGAACTTGATGGAAAG attgaaacaaaaatatttgaaagtacGATCAATACCCTGAATACGATGTTTTGTGAGGCAGAGTCACTGAACAGCCGGAATTATTGTGAGAGCTGCTTTGCCTGTCTGACAGCATACCTCAGTTACCTGTGTTTTGACACACATTATGAAAAA ATATTGAAAAAGATCGGAAAGTACGTAGCCGAGCAGAACCAGACTGTTTATGTCCCTAGAGGTCTCATGTTGGTGGATCCAGTGGAGCGGGGATTGAGAACA ctggaaatttgcatattaaatgaatcaaatggaagatga